In Natronocella acetinitrilica, the following proteins share a genomic window:
- a CDS encoding HDOD domain-containing protein, which translates to MARIEPELLENLVPLRELTPEALQALAGEVEIEEVPAKTVIFRRGGADGYARYVLSGTVVLVDGDNARRTMTGTGNAGVAPEPLARTAPFDSHAVAGTDVKLIRLSAARIQQLLASSRLPEAEVAEVSPEGGDGDALFYRLFDDLMNDRLELPSMPDIAVRVQQAIAEHEAGPADLARILQSDPVIAARLIQAANGAAFGGQRDVDALQPAITRLGLSTTREVVTAIALKAVFHSSNPLVNKRMVELWMHSSLVAATSQVLARKLSGFAPDRALLAGLVHDIGVIPMLTNAASYPALVKDPGLLEETIREYRGQVGSMILRRWNFPEDLIAVPLAAEDWMREVDAPGGDYGDLVMTAQVQTMAGGPAMPAADAAAVPAISETSAYRRLGLEELGITDSASIMQEARGEIAEAQRLLIA; encoded by the coding sequence GGCCGGCGAGGTAGAGATCGAGGAGGTCCCGGCGAAGACGGTGATCTTCCGTCGTGGCGGTGCCGACGGCTATGCCCGCTACGTACTCTCGGGAACGGTGGTGCTGGTGGACGGCGATAACGCCCGTCGCACCATGACCGGAACCGGCAACGCCGGCGTGGCGCCGGAGCCGTTGGCCCGCACGGCGCCGTTCGACAGCCATGCCGTGGCCGGCACCGATGTCAAACTGATTCGTCTGTCCGCCGCCCGTATCCAGCAACTCCTTGCCAGCAGCAGGCTGCCAGAGGCCGAGGTGGCGGAGGTGAGTCCCGAGGGCGGCGATGGCGACGCCCTGTTCTATCGGTTGTTCGATGATCTGATGAACGATCGCCTGGAGTTGCCGAGCATGCCGGATATCGCCGTGCGTGTGCAGCAGGCAATCGCAGAGCATGAAGCTGGCCCGGCGGACCTGGCGCGTATTCTCCAGTCCGATCCGGTTATCGCGGCACGGCTCATACAGGCGGCCAATGGTGCGGCTTTCGGCGGACAGCGGGACGTCGACGCCCTGCAGCCCGCCATCACCCGGCTTGGCCTGTCCACCACCCGGGAAGTGGTGACCGCAATTGCCCTGAAGGCGGTTTTTCATTCCAGCAATCCCCTGGTGAACAAGCGCATGGTGGAACTGTGGATGCACAGCTCCCTGGTTGCAGCGACTTCCCAGGTGCTGGCGCGCAAGCTCAGTGGCTTCGCCCCCGACCGTGCCCTGCTGGCGGGCCTGGTGCACGACATCGGCGTGATTCCCATGTTGACCAATGCGGCGTCCTATCCGGCCCTGGTCAAGGATCCGGGTCTGCTTGAAGAGACGATCCGCGAATACCGGGGGCAGGTTGGCAGCATGATCCTGCGTCGCTGGAACTTCCCCGAGGATCTGATTGCCGTGCCGCTGGCGGCGGAAGACTGGATGCGGGAGGTGGATGCGCCCGGTGGCGATTACGGCGACCTGGTCATGACCGCGCAGGTGCAGACCATGGCCGGCGGGCCGGCGATGCCGGCCGCCGACGCGGCTGCGGTGCCCGCGATCAGCGAGACCAGCGCCTATCGCCGGCTCGGTCTGGAAGAGCTGGGCATCACGGATTCCGCCTCCATCATGCAGGAGGCCAGGGGTGAGATCGCCGAAGCGCAACGGCTACTGATCGCCTGA